In Sphingobacterium sp. SYP-B4668, the sequence ATAGCAGCTTTCTTAATCAAAACAGAGAGATAAATAATTTTGGGGCATGGGAGTGAATGCTATTTATTAGAGCTCTCATTCAATAAGTGAACCGAAGGTGCCGTGAACAAGTATATTACGGCGTCCATACATTCCATAAAAAAAATAAATGAAAAAATCAACGATATTGGTTGTAGATGACGATCAGGATTTACTTACAGCTGTCCGACTTTTACTGAAACCAAAAGTCGGAGAGGTGATTGTCGAGAGCAATCCAGAAAATATCATGTCCATACTCTCCAAAAGGGAAGTGAATGCAGTGCTACTGGATATGAATTTTAAAAGTGCAGTCAATACCGGTAATGAAGGTTTATTCTGGTTGTCGAAAATTCGGAGTAGCTATCCCGTATTACCCATCATTATGATTACGGCCTACGGAGCTGTCGACCTTGCCGTCAAATCCTTGAAGAATGGCGCTTCTGATTTTATTGTCAAGCCGTGGCAGAATGAGACATTGTTGACGGGAGTCGGCGAAGTATTGTCTACACAAAAAAATAAATTCGAAAAGCAAAGTGCCAATAAACTTCAGATCTCGGATACCGAACTGTTGGGAGATTCAGAAGTAATGGAGGAGTTGCAATATAAAATTTCTAAAATAGCACCTACAGACGCCAATATCTTGATTTTAGGGGAAAACGGGACCGGAAAGGACGTTATAGCTCGAGAAATACACAAGCGATCGTTACGGGCAAAAAGTGATTATATCAAGGTAGACGTGGGCGCTCTTACAGATTCTCTGTTTGAAAGTGAGTTATTTGGATACAAAAAGGGAGCTTTTACAGACGCACGTGAAGATCGTAAGGGAAGAGTGGAGTTAGCACACAAGGGTACTCTATTCTTGGACGAAATAGGAAATATATCCCTACAGCAACAAGCTAAGTTACTAACCGTTTTACAAAATAGACAAGTGACGGCTCTTGGGAGCCACATACCCTTAGAGGTCGATATCAGATTGTTATGCGCGACGAATGTGCCCATTCGAGAGCTCTCTGACGAGAATAGATTCCGAAAAGATTTGATTTATAGGATTAATACGGTGGAAATACAAGTGCCGCCTTTACGTTCAAGAGGGAAGGATATAGGGCTACTTGCAAATTATTTTTTGACGGTATACGCGCGGAAGTACGGGAAAGCTATGGCTGGGTTCTCAGATGAATCGACAGCCAAGTTAAACGCGTATCATTTTCCTGGAAATGTTAGGGAATTACAGTATAGCATAGAACGTGCGGTCATCATGTCCGATAGTGATGAGATTATTGGAAAAGACCTCATTTTTTCACCCATCGAGCGTTCTTCTCAACCTCAACCAGTAGAGACGGATTATCAACATTTGGAAACATTGGAGCGAATCACCATTGCCAAAGTTATCGAAAAACACAATGGCAATATCAGTCGAGCTGCTCGGGAGCTAGGACTAACGCGTTCGGCATTATATAGAAGGTTAGAGAAGTATAATTTGTGATGGAGCGGTTCAAATGGTCGGTATTTTGTAGTCATTTGCTTTTGGTGGCGCTAGGAGCACTAAGCTTTTACACGTTTGATAGAGCATACTATGGTACCACGATTTTATTAGGAATGTTGATTGTAGCGCTGCTGATTATTGTCCTCAAACGTCAATTTTCCATCTACGATGTATTCATGGATTTTGTGGAATCAACTAGGCATCGAGATTTTACGCGATTTTATGTCACAAGCAAGAGAGATAAGACCAAACGTAAAATACACGAAGCTTTCAACCAAATTAATGCAACATTCAAAGAAATCAGCGTCTCTAAAGAATTGCAGTATCAATACCTCAATCAGATCGTGAATATGTTGGATACAGCCATATTTACCTACTATCCGGATAAGGATAAAGTGATCTGGATGAATGAAGCATTCCGTATATTATTTGACATCCCATATGTCGGAAAGTTCTCCTCTCTCAAGAAGCGAAATAATGAGCTTTTCGAGACTATCAGCAGTCTGAACATCGGTCAACAGCACATAGAGGCTGTCTCCTCGTCCAAGGGCAAGGTAAAGTTGTTGATGCAGTTGTCAGAGCTGCAGACACAAGAAGGACGATGTCAGATTGTGGTCTTTCAGAATGTCAATGAAGCTATTGATGAAACGGAGACTAGGGCATGGCAGAAGCTATTACGAGTGTTGACACATGAGATTATGAATTCGATAGCTCCGATCTCATCTCTGGCCGAGACCATGAGTGTACAGTTGGAGCGGAAGCAATTGACCGAAGATTTGGAAGATATACGTGTAGGGGTGGATACGATTAAAAATAGAAGCGAAGGATTGTTGAAGTTTGCAAAGAGTTATCGAACCATCAATAAAATTGATAAACCGCAATTGCAAGATATAGCGGTGTCCGAAATGTTTGAAACCATTTATCAGCTTCTTGAACCAACTTTTATTCAGAAAAATATTGAGGTGGATTTGATTTTGAAACCGACTCGGATGCGTTTGCATGCAGATGCCAACCTCATTGAACAGGTATTGATTAATCTTATCCTTAATGCTATGGAAGCAGTCAAGGACGCGCCAAGTCCTTATATCAGCATATCGGCGATAGAAAGGTCGGGACGGGTACAATTAAGTGTAACAGACAACGGTGTCGGAATGGATACCGAGTTGATGGAAAATATTTTTACGCCCTTTTTCACAACGCGTAAATCGGGAAGTGGGGTAGGTCTCACACTCAGTAAGCAAATCATGTTGATTCACCGTGGAAATATCTTGGTAGAATCTAAGCTAGGAAAGGGCAGTACCTTTTCTTTACAATTTTGACGAGGAGGATTATTCTTCCACAAAAAATAGCTCAGATGCTATATGGTCGGCAATGAGCTTTCCTTTTGAAGTCAGGTAGTAATGCTGTTTTTTTAACTCGACTTCACCAGATGAAACGAACGGAGCAATGTTTTCCACAATCTTAGTAAAGACTTCGGTACCAAAATCGGTCTTTATCTTGTCGATATCCATTCCCCAAATAGTCCGTAGAGAAGTCATAATGTATTCGTTTACTTTATTTTCTAAACTTAGGTACTCGGTCTCCAATAGGGGGGTCTTATCGAAGATACCCTTTATGTATTGGGCATTGTTAGCTATATTCCAACATCGAGTATCCCCAAAGAATGAATGCGCCGAGGGACCAATCCCCATATAGCTGTCTCCTTTCCAGTAGCTGGAATTGTGAACAGCGTAATGTCCTGCTTTGGCAAAATTTGAAATCTCATAATGATCGAAACCCACACCATTTAATTTCTCAATCAAGATTTCAAACTGGTTAGCGGATTGCGTTTCGTTCATAGCTGGAGATTTCCCATTTTTTATAAAATGATCCAATGCAGTTTGGGGCTCCACGGTCATGCTGTAAGCCGAAATATGAGGAATGTCATAGCTGCAAAGTTGGTCTATATTCTGCTTCCACTTGGTGTCTGTTAGAAGGGGATAGCCATATATCAAATCTGCCGTTATATTTTCAAAACCGGCATCTTGAACTCGCTTGATAGAAGCATCCGCTTCCGCAGCATTGTGTGCACGGTTCATCCATTGTAGGTCCTCTTCAAAAAAGGATTGGATACCAATACTGAAACGATTAACGGAGGTATTACGTAGTCCCTTTATTTTTTTGATATCGAGATCGTCAGGATTTGCCTCTAAAGTTATTTCTGCATTCGTCGCTATTTCGTAATGTTGACCCACATGATCAATCAATCGCTGGATATCGTCTGCTTCTAAGATAGAGGGAGTTCCCCCGCCAAAATAGATAGAGGATATCTGGGTAGTACCCCAATCACGTTTTCGAAACGAAAGTTCCTGTTGTAGAGCTTCTAGCATCTCACTTTTATACTTCAAAGAAGTAGAAAAGTGAAAATCACAGTAGTGACAAGCTTTTTTGCAAAATGGAATATGGAAATAGATACTGGGCATTAGCTATACTTAATTTGCACAAACTAAGATAAATTTGCTTTTATAAGCAAATTATGCGAAGTAATTAATTCTTATTGAACAAGACAAGGTGCCTTATCATTGGTCTCGTCGTTCTCGGTTTTGTGCTGGAGCATAGGTACAGTTAATAGCAACCTAAGTGGGAGTTAAGTCGAAGTTAACCTAAAGAAATTACGAATTTTAACGGACTTCTACGGATAGTTACGGACTTTTACGGATTTGAAGGGGTAAGGGATGGTCGATTAATTTTGTATATTTAGGTACGATAATATATATACCAATTTATGAAACTTCCTTATGACACGCAAGAAGAATGCGAAAAATGACACAGTAGTACATCGACTAAGTAACAATAGTAAGTCTACAGGACATGATTTTGGATATGCTAATCGTATATCTTCCAAAGTACATGCTATGTTCAAGCATATTTTTAAACAGATGCCCGATGCGAGATGTTATAAACGTTTAGTGAAGACAGTTATATCGATAATGAATTCGGATTATACAAATCCAATTGGGAAAAAAGCGATGGAGAATGGTAACATCTCACTCCTGAATGGATTCCGTCTCAATGACCGCCGTTTTTTTGAATCCATCGCAGGTTGGGAGCCTACACTCCATATCGATGTAGCCCAGAAGCAAATTGAAATTTTAGTTCCCAAAAACACAAACTGGGAATTTCCAAATGCGCCACAACGGATGAGCCATATCGTGCAACAATTCCATGTTGTGATTTTTGAAAATAAATTTGATGAATATATTGTGGTACAAACAGAGCCTCTTTTTCTCAAGAAAAGTGTCCAAAGGGATATTAGAAAAGTGAAATTTAAGCTCAATAGGCTTAATGACTGCCTTGTGATAATACTGGGACGTGCTCAATATCATTTGTATGAAAAGCAAGGCACAATGGATTTCGCTTCTCACAATCGGCTACATTTCGGGATAGATATTTTGAAAGCAATTTGGATAAAAGAGGACAAAGAAGTGTTATACGTCACCCCTCAAATTAAAACCCCAATTTTTCCATCGAGGGAAGATTCGCAAGATGTGAAATGGGAGTGATAAATTGCAATCATAAAAAAATGAGTGTGTAGCCATTTTAACCCTCTTCTAATCTATTTAAAAATGAATAGAAAGGATGTGTTTTGTTTTTGGTCGCCAATTTTTGATTAATATTCTTTCGATGAGTGGTGATTGTGAAAATGCTTCTATTGAGCTTATCTGCAATTTCTTTCGTGGAAAACCCCTGATTAAGTAGTTCAATGATTTCAATCTCTCGAGTTGTCAATTGAAAGTCAGAGGTCAGCACTTCAACAGTCGCTTTATTGAGTTGTGGCGAAAAATAATGAATTTCATTCTCACGGTATACTTTTCTGATAATTTGAATTAGCTTTTCGGCTTGTATATCTTTTGGGATGTAGGCCTCAACATTAATTTGCTTAAGCTGGTCGGCAATGGCTAAATCAAGTTTCATGGATAAAACGATGATTTTTGGGGATGACGATATAGATCGTATCTCCTTTGCTATAGAAAGTCCCGATTTGACCGGGAGTTGTAAATCCAATAATAGGATATCTGGTTTATCTTGGGCGATAGCTTCCATGATATTCAGCCCATCAGGATATGAATTGACCACTTCCATGTCCACTTCCATATTAATGATTGCAGATAAGCCTTCCGAAAAAAGTTTGTGGTCATCTACACAGGTTATGCTGATTTTTTCCATGTTATAGAGGGATTATAATATTTGTAATCAGTCCTTCGGGGGTATTGTCCATATCTAGTTTTCCGTTGTGGTATTCAACTCTAGATCGTATACTCTCAATACCCATATTCTTAATAGTATGAGGCGCTGATTTAGGGAGAATTCCTGTTCCATCATCTTCCACCTGTAGCACAAGGCTATTCTCATCTATTGATAAGGTAATCTGGACATTATTAGCTTGAGCGTGCTTGACGATATTGCTCAATAACTCTTGGACAATACGTAGGGCATTGATGGCCAAATCGGATTTGATGATGAGAGGGTTGCCAATCAACTGACAGCTGATGTGAAGATGTTGATCATATAATGACACCACACGTGATATGTTCTCAAATAGATTTTGGCCTTCCATCTGTTGAGGAGCGATATCATGGAGCAATCTTCTGAATTCATTGTTCAGACCTTGGATGTTTTCATTGATTTTAGCTTGCTCTTTTAGCTGTTCCTTTGACAAGAATAGCCGTAAGGCATTGAGCCAATTGCCTATCCCATCATGGATATCTCTCGCTATGCGTATACGTTCTTTTTCTTGTATGACAATGAGCTCCGCTGCGAGGTACTTACTCCGTTTTTCTTCTGACTTGATGTTGTCAAGCAGGTGGTCCATTTCTTTTTTATAGTTGATGGTGAAGAGTGTCATGAGATATACAATCTCGAAGCTATAGGCAAAGATGATATTTCCAGGTTCAATATATTGTTGGATTTCATAGATATTCAGCGAATTGATCATATATAATAGTACCGATAGGAAGAGAAGGCTATTACCCACTGAATAGTGAAATATATAGGGTGTCTTGCGATAGATGGAGTAGCATATATTACAAAATAGAAAAAGGGTCTGAAAGGTTAAGTAATTAATAAAGATAAATTGTATTAACTGTTGTGGAGCGGTGGGTAGAAGCGGAATGTTGTAGAGAATCAAGTAGACCGCTGTATTGGCCAATGCTATCTTTGATGATAGGGTAAGCCAACGGTCGAATTTAGGGAGAAATTCATGGTTTTTGGTGAATGTTTGGAATATCTTAGTATTAAAATAAAGTGATAACGCCAGAAAAACAAGCTTAGGAACTTTGCTCCAATAATAATATAGCGATGCTGGTATCAAATATACATCGTGCAGGTATTCTGTTAGAGAAAAACAGAGTAGGCAGAATACATAGCCAAATAAGTTGGCGTAAAATCTTTTACGAAGTATAAAATATATGAGTAGACTGAAAATGCAAGCAAAAATAAAAAAACCATAATAACGACCCAGTAGAAATGTCCGGTGTAGTTCGTACTTATAAATGTCAGCCCGGGTACTAATATCGGTAGGGAAATAGAGCGTTTGTCTGCCAAATATTTCGGTTTTTAATAGGAATGTTTTTGCCTGTTGACTCTCCAGGGGAATGTCAAATGAAATACACCTGAGAGGCTGATCTCTTTCGTTCAGTGGTGTTGTATGAGATATGCTACGCTTTTTTATAACCTTTGTACCTGTGCTGTCTAATTCATAAAGCGTAAATTTAATACCATCATTATAGAAGTTCCAAAGATAGTGTTCTCGGAGTGTAGATATATTTTGAATAGAAAGCGCAAACCAATGCGAGCATGATGTAATGCCCTTGTTGACGACATGCGCTTCTTGCATGGATTGAAACTGTCCAGAATTTAGTTTTGCAACAACCCCTTCAATACCGAGTGTGCCGTCACAATCCTGGAACTCTTTTAGGTATTTCACAATCCTAATATCATTAGGACCATCCAATTTTACCGTATCCAAACTTGCGTGTGCATATACAGAGAGGAATATCCCCAAAAATAGAAGCAATTGCTTTGCCATCGTCAATAAATGGTTGTCAAATCAAACCTTAGGTAAATACATTACGCAATGAAATAGATATTGGTAAATTGCGTTTACTATGCAATTTACGAATATCTCCTGTTAATAAATGATTGTATTAAAGCGGAAATATATCAAATAATAATTATAGTTTGAACATTACTTCTTGCAACAGATTGGTTACAGGTTGCTATGATCCTCGTTTACTTTGGTTAGAAGCTAACTATCCAGTAGTCAGTATCTTTTATTTTGATCTTTTCGAGATATGTATTAGTTGATATATATGATGTTGCAGTCTTAAAATATTGTAAGGATAATACTGCAGTAATCTTCTGTTTACAGATCAAGGATACTTTTGTGACATGAAGAGCATATCTATGAAAAAAAAACCGATCCTTTTAATTGTATTGCTGTCATTTATACAGATCGTGCACGGGCAGCAAGACAATGGGGTGATGTCCCTTGAGGAATTTCGATTCCCTAAAAAACGTAAATCTATTGTAGTTCCTAATGTGAATGGTTATCAGGTCTTGAAGTGTGATTTTCACATGCATACCGTATTTACAGATGGTCATGTATGGCCCAACGTAAGAATACAGGAAGCATGGAAAGAAGGTTTAGATGCGATATCCTTCACTGAGCACATGGAGTACAATCCTCATCATCAGGATGTGCGAGTCGATCATAATCGTTCACATGATCTTGCTGTAGAACCGGCCAAAGAACACAATATTATTTTGGTAAAAGGGACTGAAATCACAAGACAAACGCCCCCAGGACATTTTAATGCCCTTTTTATTGAGGACGCGTCAGGTTTCATAGAAAGCAATGATACTACACTTGACCAACAAGCTATCGATAAAGCTGTCGATCAAAAGGCCTTTATTTTCTGGAATCATCCTGGGTGGAAGGCCAAACAAATCAAAGGCTCTTACGAATGGATAGACTTTGTAGATAAGATGTACAGAGATAAGAAGCTACATGGTATCGAAGTTGTCAACGGTTTGGGATTTCATAAAAAAGCACTGGATTGGGCATTGGATAGGGACTTAACAATTATTGGGAATACTGATATCCACAATCTGATAGCACATGACTATGATATTGCGCGCGATGGGGTGCACCGCACGATGACTTTAGTCCTAGCCAAAGATCGGTCTGCAACAGCTATCAGGGAAGCGCTGGACGTAGGGCGTACCGTGGCGTGGTCTAGTAAGTACCTTTTCGGAAAAGAAGAGCATGTGCGCGCTATGTTTGAAGTCTGTGTATCTCTGAGTGAGGCATATCATGAAAAACCCAACAAAGGTCGAGACACAATACGATATTATGAGCTTCGCAATAATAGTGATCTTTATTTTGAATTGGAATTGACGAAAGGCAAAGGCACAAAAAAAATTACATTGTATCCGATGTCATCTCAAGTATTAACAGCCGATACAGGACAAACCTCTTTGACCTATCAACTACCTTCAACATACATACGTAGTGATAAGCACTTATCAGTTGACCTGCAATTGCGTTAATGGTATAGATACAACGGGAATTGTTAATCTTCTAGTAAAACTATCTATTAGAAAGCTGTAATTTCCATCATGACTTTTGTGGTTTGGATGTTTTTTGGTAATGCGCAAAGATATCGACGCGTAGCTAAATTAGTAACAACTAAGATTTAAGAACGATTAAGACCCTGGGGAAGAGAGAGGGGCCTCTGTGCGAAGGCATAGAGGCTCTTTCATAATTATAGATGATTAGACTTGGTATTCAGTCGCTATTTCTTGCAGGTCCTTAATTTGGGAAGTTACAAGTTTATGGGTTTGTTCGATAAAGATGTTGATTCTATCCTCGAGAATGAAGAGGTTGGAACCGTTGACTTTATATTTAGGGTTGAAACTAAAGGTATTTTGGACTTCAGCCAAAGTTCGGAAAAGCGTTGCTTCATTTTTCGAATCAAGGCAGAACACAACATTCGGTAGGGGTGTGATAGATAGGCACAGTTCAATCAGGTAATTGAGATTGATGCTTTTGGGAGTATAGCCCAAGAACACCGTAATCAACCCCAAGCAGATTTGCTCGAGCGCCTTAGCGTAAGCAAAGCTGGCCGCAGCTTCGCCATCAGTGTAAAGTCCACTTTCCCAAGCTCGCATGAGGTTTATGGCATTTTGATGATGATATTGCCATTGTTCAAGCTTATATACATCACAACTTGATGCAAGGGGTATCTCTTCCGGCATGTAAGTATGGATACACTCACTTTGTAGCCATTTTTCACTTGAGTAGGCAATACGATGATAAAACGGATGGCCTTGTGCTATTTTCTTTTGAAAGGATTTCTTATGTGAACAAATTAATGTGACTCGAATATGATCTGGCAGACGGTTATTTATTGCAAATTGCTTGTCTAAAATGCGACCCACTAGATGGGTGGTGATGACGACCAAAAAGTAATGATGCCTATTGTGCCCCTCTTCTCCTAAAGTAATGCAATTGT encodes:
- a CDS encoding sensor histidine kinase: MAKQLLLFLGIFLSVYAHASLDTVKLDGPNDIRIVKYLKEFQDCDGTLGIEGVVAKLNSGQFQSMQEAHVVNKGITSCSHWFALSIQNISTLREHYLWNFYNDGIKFTLYELDSTGTKVIKKRSISHTTPLNERDQPLRCISFDIPLESQQAKTFLLKTEIFGRQTLYFPTDISTRADIYKYELHRTFLLGRYYGFFIFACIFSLLIYFILRKRFYANLFGYVFCLLCFSLTEYLHDVYLIPASLYYYWSKVPKLVFLALSLYFNTKIFQTFTKNHEFLPKFDRWLTLSSKIALANTAVYLILYNIPLLPTAPQQLIQFIFINYLTFQTLFLFCNICYSIYRKTPYIFHYSVGNSLLFLSVLLYMINSLNIYEIQQYIEPGNIIFAYSFEIVYLMTLFTINYKKEMDHLLDNIKSEEKRSKYLAAELIVIQEKERIRIARDIHDGIGNWLNALRLFLSKEQLKEQAKINENIQGLNNEFRRLLHDIAPQQMEGQNLFENISRVVSLYDQHLHISCQLIGNPLIIKSDLAINALRIVQELLSNIVKHAQANNVQITLSIDENSLVLQVEDDGTGILPKSAPHTIKNMGIESIRSRVEYHNGKLDMDNTPEGLITNIIIPL
- a CDS encoding sigma-54-dependent transcriptional regulator encodes the protein MKKSTILVVDDDQDLLTAVRLLLKPKVGEVIVESNPENIMSILSKREVNAVLLDMNFKSAVNTGNEGLFWLSKIRSSYPVLPIIMITAYGAVDLAVKSLKNGASDFIVKPWQNETLLTGVGEVLSTQKNKFEKQSANKLQISDTELLGDSEVMEELQYKISKIAPTDANILILGENGTGKDVIAREIHKRSLRAKSDYIKVDVGALTDSLFESELFGYKKGAFTDAREDRKGRVELAHKGTLFLDEIGNISLQQQAKLLTVLQNRQVTALGSHIPLEVDIRLLCATNVPIRELSDENRFRKDLIYRINTVEIQVPPLRSRGKDIGLLANYFLTVYARKYGKAMAGFSDESTAKLNAYHFPGNVRELQYSIERAVIMSDSDEIIGKDLIFSPIERSSQPQPVETDYQHLETLERITIAKVIEKHNGNISRAARELGLTRSALYRRLEKYNL
- a CDS encoding Sb-PDE family phosphodiesterase; its protein translation is MKKKPILLIVLLSFIQIVHGQQDNGVMSLEEFRFPKKRKSIVVPNVNGYQVLKCDFHMHTVFTDGHVWPNVRIQEAWKEGLDAISFTEHMEYNPHHQDVRVDHNRSHDLAVEPAKEHNIILVKGTEITRQTPPGHFNALFIEDASGFIESNDTTLDQQAIDKAVDQKAFIFWNHPGWKAKQIKGSYEWIDFVDKMYRDKKLHGIEVVNGLGFHKKALDWALDRDLTIIGNTDIHNLIAHDYDIARDGVHRTMTLVLAKDRSATAIREALDVGRTVAWSSKYLFGKEEHVRAMFEVCVSLSEAYHEKPNKGRDTIRYYELRNNSDLYFELELTKGKGTKKITLYPMSSQVLTADTGQTSLTYQLPSTYIRSDKHLSVDLQLR
- the hemW gene encoding radical SAM family heme chaperone HemW, whose product is MPSIYFHIPFCKKACHYCDFHFSTSLKYKSEMLEALQQELSFRKRDWGTTQISSIYFGGGTPSILEADDIQRLIDHVGQHYEIATNAEITLEANPDDLDIKKIKGLRNTSVNRFSIGIQSFFEEDLQWMNRAHNAAEADASIKRVQDAGFENITADLIYGYPLLTDTKWKQNIDQLCSYDIPHISAYSMTVEPQTALDHFIKNGKSPAMNETQSANQFEILIEKLNGVGFDHYEISNFAKAGHYAVHNSSYWKGDSYMGIGPSAHSFFGDTRCWNIANNAQYIKGIFDKTPLLETEYLSLENKVNEYIMTSLRTIWGMDIDKIKTDFGTEVFTKIVENIAPFVSSGEVELKKQHYYLTSKGKLIADHIASELFFVEE
- a CDS encoding response regulator transcription factor, which encodes MEKISITCVDDHKLFSEGLSAIINMEVDMEVVNSYPDGLNIMEAIAQDKPDILLLDLQLPVKSGLSIAKEIRSISSSPKIIVLSMKLDLAIADQLKQINVEAYIPKDIQAEKLIQIIRKVYRENEIHYFSPQLNKATVEVLTSDFQLTTREIEIIELLNQGFSTKEIADKLNRSIFTITTHRKNINQKLATKNKTHPFYSFLNRLEEG
- a CDS encoding sensor histidine kinase: MERFKWSVFCSHLLLVALGALSFYTFDRAYYGTTILLGMLIVALLIIVLKRQFSIYDVFMDFVESTRHRDFTRFYVTSKRDKTKRKIHEAFNQINATFKEISVSKELQYQYLNQIVNMLDTAIFTYYPDKDKVIWMNEAFRILFDIPYVGKFSSLKKRNNELFETISSLNIGQQHIEAVSSSKGKVKLLMQLSELQTQEGRCQIVVFQNVNEAIDETETRAWQKLLRVLTHEIMNSIAPISSLAETMSVQLERKQLTEDLEDIRVGVDTIKNRSEGLLKFAKSYRTINKIDKPQLQDIAVSEMFETIYQLLEPTFIQKNIEVDLILKPTRMRLHADANLIEQVLINLILNAMEAVKDAPSPYISISAIERSGRVQLSVTDNGVGMDTELMENIFTPFFTTRKSGSGVGLTLSKQIMLIHRGNILVESKLGKGSTFSLQF